A section of the Oncorhynchus gorbuscha isolate QuinsamMale2020 ecotype Even-year linkage group LG04, OgorEven_v1.0, whole genome shotgun sequence genome encodes:
- the hspb11 gene encoding intraflagellar transport protein 25 homolog, translating to MIDPALVSLGAQIVLAASSDENHPPENIIDGNTATFWMSTGMFPQEFIIRFAESMKIALVTMHCYNVKTLKIEKSISDDATDFEAISEKEFEHTEGHLQTNDIPLNGTTATHLRFIVTSGYDHFVSVHRVSVE from the exons ATGATAGATCCTGCTTTAGTTTCTTTGGGTGCTCAGATTGTCTTGGCTGCGTCCAGTGATGAGAATCATCCTCCAGAAAACATTATTGACGG GAACACTGCAACATTTTGGATGTCCACTGGAATGTTTCCACAGGAGTTCATAATCCGCTTCGCTGAATCTATGAAAATTGCCCTTGTGACAATGCACTGTTATAATG TTAAGACTCTTAAAATTGAGAAGAGCATCTCAGATGATGCTACTGACTTTGAAGCTATTTCCGAAAAGG AATTTGAACACACAGAGGGGCATCTTCAAACAAATGATATTCCA CTAAATGGAACGACTGCAACACACTTGCGCTTCATCGTTACCTCTGGATATGACCATTTTGTCTCGGTACACAGGGTCAGTGTAGAGTGA
- the smn1 gene encoding survival motor neuron protein 1, whose product MAHGCKDVLFARGAAQSDDSDIWDDTALIKAYDKAVASFKTALKGEEDTQSSERDNPGKKRKNNRNNRSRKRSNAPLDKEWRVGDSCCAYWSKDGNLYAATISSIDEQRGTCIVVFTHYGNEEEQNLRDLLIESSEVDEEAPSKVKEAESSTEESDRSSTPHPHNHVPRSKPKFKSPKGPPMSGPGFPGFPPGPPPMPGFRMGDSWRPGASRPAPPGWPPMMPCGPPMIPPPPPMSPNGEDDEALGSMLLAWYMSGYHTGYYLGLKQGRKEAASGRKTRHK is encoded by the exons ATGGCACATGGGTGTAAAGATGTGCTTTTTGCTCGTGGAGCTGCACAA AGTGACGATTCAGACATTTGGGATGACACTGCACTGATAAAGGCCTACGACAAAGCAGTTGCATCATTTAAG ACTGCCCTGAAAGGTGAGGAGGACACACaaagctcagagagagacaaccCTGGAAAGAAACGAAAAAACAACAGAAACAACCGCAGCAGAAAGAGAAGCAATGCTCCTCTGGATAAAGAG TGGCGAGTCGGAGACTCCTGCTGTGCCTACTGGTCTAAAGATGGCAATTTGTACGCTGCCACGATCTCATCCATAGATGAGCAGAGGGGCACCTGTATAGTTGTGTTCACACACTATGGGAACGAGGAGGAGCAGAACCTCCGAGACCTTCTGATAGAGAGCTCAGAGGTAGATGAGGAAGCCCCTAGTAAG GTTAAAGAAGCAGAGTCTTCTACAGAGGAGAGCGACAGGTCCTCCACCCCACACCCTCACAATCATGTGCCACGCTCTAAACCCAAATTCAAATCCCCCAAAGGACCTCCTATGTCGGGTCCAGGCTTCCCTGGCTTTCCCCCAGGTCCCCCTCCAATGCCTGGCTTCAGAATG GGAGACTCATGGCGACCTGGGGCCTCCAGGCCCGCCCCTCCAGGATGGCCTCCTATGATGCCCTGTGGGCCACCG AtgatccctcctcctccccccatgaGTCCAAACGGAGAGGATGATGAGGCTCTGGGCAGTATGCTGCTCGCCTGGTACATGAGTGGTTACCACACTGGATACTACCTG GGTTTGAAACAAGGCCGCAAAGAAGCTGCGTCTGGAAGGAAGACTCGCCACAAGTGA